The Hevea brasiliensis isolate MT/VB/25A 57/8 chromosome 9, ASM3005281v1, whole genome shotgun sequence nucleotide sequence ggtttggtcatgtgaagcgtagacaagtagagcacattaggttagaggatagaaagaaaaaaaggggtagacctaaattgacttggaggagagtagtacaacatgatctagaagcattacacatttctgaggatttaacccaaaatcgttcagagtggagaaagcgaatccatatagccgaccccaaatttttgggataaaggcttagttgagttgagttgagtattgatAATTTGATATTTGAGTTCGGTGGATAGTATTTGTGTCAATCAGTTTTAGCCTGTGGGCTATTACTAGAAGTTATTTGACGTTTGACCAACCTGATTGAGCAAATGGTTTAAGCATTTTATTCAATTTAAGAGTGTGCCCATAGTTCTTATTATTAGTAATATGTAATTTTTGCTAGAAAGGGAGGCCTCATTTGTGGTAATAGGTTTTCCTCAATTGATGTCTGCCATGATTTTTGCTGTTGTTGCAACCAAAAGAGATGCACCCTTTTGGTAAGTGCATCAGTATAAAATTTTGTTCTTCCTAGACTAGGCCTAAATTGCATAGACACTACAACCTTGTTTTGTACTTTAAACAATGCTTCTTGTGTACCCACTTGGGGGGTACAAATAAAAAGGGTAAAAACATTCCAAGATGAGGAAGAGATAGAGATTCGGTAGTCTACTTTCTTAATTGGTTTTTCGATTAATGACCAAGGTGTGCTCAGACAAACCTATGCGTATGGAGAGCAAATTTCGTGAAGGATAATCATATTGTTTTGCTTAGAAATGGTGATAGTTAATTTGGAGCAAGAATCTGATAAATGGATTTTTTTGTGGGTATGAGTGGCATAGAGCATGTGTCAAGCATGTCTGGAGGGAGTGATGAAGGATTGAAGGTAGAAGGACCACAGTGAATGTTTAATGACTCTTGCCAGCACAAAAATTGCCCCTTTTGTATGGCTGGTAGTGTTGATGCCATAAGGATCTCATTTTGGTAGATGTATTACTTGGGCTATGATGTATAAAAGGTGGCTGTATGCTCCCCTTTTTTATGCGGGGACCATGTTCATCTATTACCTGTTTCTCCAACAGACCAGAGGAGCCTGGTTGAGATCAAACAGCAATGGCGCTGACTAGGTTGTCTTACTGCAGGTTGACTATCTGACATTGCATGTTGTTGAGATTAGTTAAGCATGTACAATTGTCCTATCAAGCAAAATAACCCTGTGAACCATTCTACttttttagttaatttcattttatatgaCTTCTACGAGTGGGTACATGATAGCTTGGATATTGGTTAAAGCTTCTTGAGAGATCCATACTCCTAACAGGTCTATCCAGTTTTCTGTCTCAAAGTTTTTATTTCTTGTTGATGTGCTGCACTCGTCAAGTTTTTAAGGGCTTGTTCTATTCATTGTTGAGCTTCACCCATGGTATAGATTTTCTCTTGAAGAGAAGTTGATTTTTTTTTGCTATTAGCTAAGTTCGTAACTGTTATTTCCTAAAACTTGTGACTTTCAAATTCAAAGAAAGTACAGTTAAATAACAAAATCCAAGTTTTTTTTCTTGGGAGGTTTTAGGAGTTTCTCAATCACACATGGACAGATATATTCAAAAAATGAAGAAGGTGAAGGGTGAAAGCTACAGGGATTTGCAAGTTTAATTTTCAAGGTGCGATTTTTAGTTTCTTGGAGGATGCTATTTGAATtgcaaatttgaaatgaaattcatCATGGAGAACAGAGAAAAGGGGGTGGGCGTGGGGAGGATGGTGTTTATGCCCGATGATAATGCTGAAGGCAAATGGCTACAAGATTCAGGGTGCTGATATTGTTTATTGGAAGTCATCCTTCCATGAACTTGCTTGCTTAGTAAGTGGGCTAGgtttgacttgaaaaatgacaacACTAGAGCAAAATGGAGAGCTTTTCTGTAACTTACTGAAATAGGTTATTTTGGACTCTGCAGTTGTTGTTGAGTATCCTTGCTTTTGACTTTGTAAGTTCCGGCTTTCTTGAATTGTATCATTTGCTTTTTTTTCGGTTGTCTGATTTACTAAATGGGTGGCACTGATAGTTGAAAGAATCTAATGTGATCTTTTTGTAATTGCGTATCTTGGATGCATGTGCAAACTATTTATTTGAATCTGCTGCAAGTGAATGAAGAACATGGAGAAATAACAACTGAAATTTATCTTGTATACTCTTATGCATCACAGGATCAAGCAGTGGTGGTGAAGCGAGAAGCCCTATGAGTAATCAATCCTTTCAAGTTCGAAGCAATCAAGAAGCTGTTGGTTCTTCAGGGAAAAAGATGAGTGAAAACATATGCAGAACTTCCACACAAGAGATGGAGAATCCATCCAAGAAGCATGATTCTGCTGAAAATAGACGGAAGGAAATTGGGACAAATGCGGTGGAAGACATGCCGTGTGTCTTCACGATAGGAGATGGTCCGAATGGGAGGCGAGTAGAAGGCATTCTGTACAAGTACGGTAAGGGCGAGGAAGTGAGGATAATGTGTGTATGCCATGGCAGCTTTCTCTCCCCAGCTGAGTTTGTCAAGCATGCAGGTGGGGGTGATGTTGATCACCCTCTTAAGCATATTGTTGTAAATACTTCAGTTAGTTCCCTTTTTTAACCGAATATTCATGTCACCCCCCTTGAGAGAGAATTTTTAGAAgatagattttattttatttgtttcttttttgAAATTCTTGACAgaaaacataatataatttacTAGTTTTCCATGGTTTGGAAGAAACTTTCAGCTGGtctgctaaaatttttcttttgttttccatcTATTGCTTGTGTGTATGATTGAGGGAAAACCAAGGCTGTTTCTTCTAGAGATAATTTGATCTAACAGTCAATAAATAATTGGGAAAAGTTTAAAAAAACAAAAGACATATCATGGAAAAGTTTAAAAAAACTCTATCCCTAGAGCTCATCTAGTTAGCAATCTAgatgaagttttttttttaaaaaaaattgctattaaaaaatatcattttaaatatattaattagaattttaaattaaatttaatatattttaattatcaaattttaaagtaattaaataattatttaatctattttttcactatattaaaattaatattttatttaaaaaataagtttgaaccagaataagagaaaaaaaaaaccttaccTCCTTACAAGGGTTGTTAATAGTGGACTTGAACCTACTTATTAATCTCCATTACCTTTATAATTCTTGTCAACTCTACACTTACATATAAAATTAGGGTAGGCCAATGTGGAGAGCACCTTTTGGTTGTAAGTGATACAAAACCTTTTAGGCATCATACCAAAAGAAAAAGAGGGATAAAATCAATCTTGAtaagatttaatttttattatattgtttgacaaattttattttattttgaaaaattaatgatGATTGACCTTTACTATTTATTAATTCTTGTATTCTAATTACACCATGACCTTACTAAAGATTGTGGATTTGGGATGGTTCTAATGTGATGGATTATCTCTTATTTTCAAATGTAGTGGCTGCTTTaaacatgatttttttttaaataataataataataaaaaagggATACCTTTAAACAATGGGttggttttatttttctttctggtCATAAGTTGAATTATTTTGAGAAATTTATAATTTGGTCTCTAAATTTTATGTATATTACACTTTGATCTTTagattttgagaaattaattatttactctCTAAGTTTTATACTATATTACACTTTAATCATTGGATTTTGAGAAATGaattatttaatctctttaattttaatatatagaataatttagtTTCCATTAACAGAAGaattaaattattctatatattaaaattatatgaattAAAGTATGATATAGTACAAAATCCAtttactaaataattattttttcaaaatgcagatattaaaatataatataagataaaattcagggatcaaattgtaaattttttcattcatttttagctTCATTGATCAATATGTCAAGATTCACATTTTATTATCACATTCAAGGTGTTGGAATTTAAAGGAGTACATTGGGTGGGTGCTACTTGTCTTTGTTGAACTCAGTAGTCTTCCAAAGTGACCATGAATTAACAAAGGACAAAGCCCTCAGAATTTCCAAAGATGGACCTCTCCTTAGCAAGTTAACATTCCCACGTTAAATTTACCCGGCTCCATAAAAAGGAAGGAAAGATAACTTTCTCATTTACTATAACGTCTCCAGAACTTGAATTGGTTTCCTAGGAGCTGTGGACAAGTTACTGAAATAGGAAAAGCTTGCAGACTCTAATGGGTACATTCCCTGACAAAGAGACAGTAATTATAgctgttttctgctctctctcaatatatatatatatatatagatgacTACAGAATCCAAACTCATATTTAGCATAAACCTGAAGCCTGTCATTTTCCAGCAACTCTTTACTTTTCCTAGGATGACATGATATTGATCTTCCAGACAGAAGAACAACGATCACATTCCATGACAAAGTGATCACTAATCCTATGCTCTATCAATTTAACTATGATAATTTCCATCGGTCTAATGCAAGATGGAAGGAGTAAGTTATAACATCAACAGTAGCTTTGGGTTAATATCAGATGGATGACTGTCATGGGATTTGCAGCAAATTTATAAATTACAAGATGCATTTTCTCTACTTATTTTATACCTTCTACCATCTACATTTCGCATGTACACATTCGTAAGCTTCTTTGCCTTGCTAACATTAGGAAGGTTGAATTTGCTTCAACTGCTGGACAACTTGCCTCATGGTAGGCCTGGTTGAGAGGGTCTCAACTGTACATCTGACAGCCAAGTGCAGCATTTCCACCAGATCATCTTGGGGACCTGAATCCCATAACCCTGCATTGAAGACATCTTCTGCTTGGCCATGTCGCATCAGCATGCAGGCCCAAGAAACAATATTGAAACCATTTTCATGTGAAGAAAACGATGGATCCAATGCTTTCTTATCTGATATCAGCTCAAGCAGAACCACGCCATAGCTATAAACATCAGCCTTCTCGGACACACGACAGGTCATAGCATATTCTGGTGCAACGTATCCAAATGTTCCGGCCACACCAGTTGTTGCATGGGTTTCAGAAGTTCCCAAGAGCCTAGATAACCCAAAGTCAGATAAATACGCGTTCAAGTCATTATCCAACAATATGTTACTAGGCTTGACATCGCGGTGTAGAACGCGAGGAGCACATTGATGATGGAGATAAGAAAGTGCAGAGGCTATATCTAAAGCAATCTTGTGGAGAACCTTCCAATTAACAGCTATTGGTGATCTTTCCTTGATAAAATCTTCCAGATTACCTCCAGGCAAATAATTATATATGAGAAACATCTCAGTTTCATTGGCAAGGTACCCTATTAAAGTTACAAGATTAGGGTGCCTCATTCTACTGAGGGCCTTTATCTCAGCATGGAATTGTTGAACGCCTTGAATCCTTCCAACAGCAAGCTTCTTTATAGCCACTAGTGTCCCTGGAGAAATTTCAGCCTTGTAAGTGGCACCAAAGCCTCCACTCCCGATACAATTGCTTGCATTGAAGTTCCCAGTTGCTTCTACTATGTTCTCGTATAACAACGGAATCCCAATGTTAACAAAAACGGTAATTTCGTTTCGTTCAGAGACCTGAACCCTGGTGTTTGGTACCCATTTTTTTGTGTAGAAGAACAAAATAACTAGAACTAGAAGTATAGAAACAACAGCTGATGCAGATGCTATAGATGCAATCTCAATTGGCCTAAGACCAGTACTCTCACTTTTGGTTTCTGATGAAGAAGTTAAATCACTTGGTTGATCCCTATTGCTTCCTGTTGGATCTGGAGATGATGCAGAAAGGGAGAATGTGTCACAAGAGTTGGGAAAAGGATTTCCATGGGCGTTGCTACAATTCATGACCCTTCTATGCAAGGGCAATGGCTCTGATGGACCATTTGAAGACAGTGATCTCACATTATTGAAACCAGATGGGATCTGCGCTGAGAGTTTGCTGTTGTCAAGCAGAAAAGAAGTAAGATTTTCCAATTTCACAGTATTCTGTGGAATTTTTCCAGAGAGAGAATTTGGAGAAATTTCTAACTCTTGAAGAGAATCCGACTGCCCCAAACCAGAAGGGATGGCACCAATCAGGTTGTTACCAGCCAAGGAGATGTGCTTTAGGTACTTTAACCTATAGAGACTAGCTGGGATTTGACCCTGCAGTTTGTTCCCACTCAAGTTAAGGGCAACGAGAAATTTCAAATCCCCAATGCTTTGGGGTATTGAACCCGCAATTTGATTCTCAGAGGCATCCAAAAATCTTAGAGATCCACACATTGAACCAATATTCAATGGAATAAGACCAGATATCTGATTTTTGCTAACATTAATAATCATTCCATGCAATTTATCACACTTCCCAAATAAGATTCCAGGAAATGATCCAGTAAGCTTGTTTCTACTGGCAAGAAAAGCATAATCAGTCTGCTCTGCTAATCTCTCTGGTGCAATTGGCAGCCAACGAATTGGACCAGTGAAATTGTTTCCACCATAGTTGTGAATCACTGCCAAAGTGGCAGCAGAGAACGGCAAATGGTTTGCAAGGCGAGTTTTGTATAGTAAGAATGACACATACCCATGTGACGGATCACGGCCTTCACCAAGATCTGAATTTGAGGAGGGTACACGTGGGCAAACATTGTAATTAAATCTAGGTATGGAGCTGGACATGAGGTTCTGACTAACATCAAAGAAAGTCATACAAGGAACTGGAAGTTTCTCGTCGAGCTGCCCACTTAGCACGTTTGAACTCAAATCCAGGTAATACAACTTCTTGCATCTCCCAAAAATTCCATTTATTTCACCACCAAAACCATTATGTGCTAAGTTCACCATCTCCAAGCTCTCACAGCCACCCCAATTGCTTGGAAGCTTCCCTTCGAAAGTTACCCTCGGTGCCCAAAGCACTCTTAGCTTGGGAAGGGTTGTAATCTCAGTAGGAATAGACCCTCGAAAATGATTGTACTCATGATTAGAAACAGATGGCAAACTAGCCAACATCTCTCTGCTCTTATTTTTGTCATTCGGCCACGTTTCAAAAAGGTTCGAAAGAACAAGAACAGACAATTCAGCACAATTACCAAGCTCAGCAGGGATCACACCATTAATGAGATTCCTTGAAATGTCTAAAACTTCAAGCCTTCCAAGCTGGCCAAGCTCACGAGGAATCTCTCCATTCAACTTAT carries:
- the LOC110652120 gene encoding LRR receptor-like serine/threonine-protein kinase RPK2 produces the protein MKRNSFPVIIIFFLLCFCSSVYGGVVSDKSVLLEFKSFVSDPHGILSSWNSSNSDHCSWLGVTCNLKSRVVSISITGGDDGFEGNSQALSCSESLKFPFRRFGIRRNCSNRVGKLEGKLSPLIGKLSQLRVLSLPYNELSGEIPLEIWGLEHLEVLDLEGNLFTGKLPFGFVGLRKLRVLNLGFNRLDGEIPISLSKCAGLEFLNLAGNKLKGSIPRFVGSFFRLRGLYLAYNELSGTVPAVLGSKCQYLQHLDVSGNSLFGGIPDTLGNCRQLRTLLLFSNKLNGEIPRELGQLGRLEVLDISRNLINGVIPAELGNCAELSVLVLSNLFETWPNDKNKSREMLASLPSVSNHEYNHFRGSIPTEITTLPKLRVLWAPRVTFEGKLPSNWGGCESLEMVNLAHNGFGGEINGIFGRCKKLYYLDLSSNVLSGQLDEKLPVPCMTFFDVSQNLMSSSIPRFNYNVCPRVPSSNSDLGEGRDPSHGYVSFLLYKTRLANHLPFSAATLAVIHNYGGNNFTGPIRWLPIAPERLAEQTDYAFLASRNKLTGSFPGILFGKCDKLHGMIINVSKNQISGLIPLNIGSMCGSLRFLDASENQIAGSIPQSIGDLKFLVALNLSGNKLQGQIPASLYRLKYLKHISLAGNNLIGAIPSGLGQSDSLQELEISPNSLSGKIPQNTVKLENLTSFLLDNSKLSAQIPSGFNNVRSLSSNGPSEPLPLHRRVMNCSNAHGNPFPNSCDTFSLSASSPDPTGSNRDQPSDLTSSSETKSESTGLRPIEIASIASASAVVSILLVLVILFFYTKKWVPNTRVQVSERNEITVFVNIGIPLLYENIVEATGNFNASNCIGSGGFGATYKAEISPGTLVAIKKLAVGRIQGVQQFHAEIKALSRMRHPNLVTLIGYLANETEMFLIYNYLPGGNLEDFIKERSPIAVNWKVLHKIALDIASALSYLHHQCAPRVLHRDVKPSNILLDNDLNAYLSDFGLSRLLGTSETHATTGVAGTFGYVAPEYAMTCRVSEKADVYSYGVVLLELISDKKALDPSFSSHENGFNIVSWACMLMRHGQAEDVFNAGLWDSGPQDDLVEMLHLAVRCTVETLSTRPTMRQVVQQLKQIQPS